CGGGTGCCCATCTTAACCGTTGGGCACCCGTTTTCATTGAGCAGGATCAGCTACAGGCTGCAAGCTGCAAGCTGCAAGCTGCAAGCTGCAAGCTGCAAGCTGCAAGCATCTAGCCCGCGACCAGAATCGGCAAACATGCCGTATCGCTTTTGGCTCTTACTTGTGGCTTGTGGCTTGAAGCTGCTTTATTCATCGTCGAACTGATAACTACCCGGCGCCAGATTCTCGAAGCGCGAATACTTGCCAAGGAAGGCCAGGCGCACGGTGCCGATGGGGCCGTTACGCTGCTTGCCGATGATGATCTCAGCCACGCCCTTGTATTCGGTTTCCGGGTGATACACCTCGTCACGGTAGACGAACATGATGATGTCGGCGTCCTGCTCGATCGCTCCGGATTCACGCAGGTCGGAGTTCACCGGACGTTTGTTGGGGCGCTGCTCCAGCGAGCGGTTGAGCTGCGACAGGGCGATGACCGGGCAGTTGAACTCCTTGGCCAGAGCCTTGAGCGAGCGCGAGATCTCGGAAATCTCGTTGACCCGGCTGTCGCCGCTGGAGCCGGGAATCTGCATGAGCTGCAGGTAGTCGACCATGATCAGGCCGATCTCGCCGTGCTCGCGAGCCAGGCGTCGGGTACGGGCGCGCATTTCGCTGGGGGAGATCCCCGCCGTATCGTCGATAAACAGCTTGCGGTCGTTGAGCAGGTTCACCGCACTGGTCAGACGCGGCCAGTCGTCGTCGTCGAGTTGGCCGGCACGCACCTTGGTCTGGTCGATACGCCCCAGCGAGGCGAGCATACGAATCACGATGGACTCCGAAGGCATCTCCAGCGAGTAGACGAGGATCGCCTTGTCACTGCGCATCAGGGCATTTTCCACCAGGTTCATGGCGAAGGTGGTCTTACCCATGGACGGACGGCCGGCGACGATCACCAGATCGGCAGGCTGCAGGCCGCTGGTCTTCTCGTCCAGGTCGTCGAAGCCGGTGGACAGACCGGTGATCGCATCACCCATGTTGAACAACTGGTCAATGCGGTCGATGGCCTTGACCAGGATATCGTTGATGCCCACCGGGCCACCGGTCTTGGGCCGGGCCTCGGCGATCTCGAAGATCTTGCGTTCGGCCTCGTCGAGAATCTCCTCGCCGGTGCGACCTTCAGGCGCGTAGGCGCTGTCGGCGATCTCGTTGCTGATGCCGATGAGCTGACGCAGCGTGGCGCGCTCGCGAATGATCTGCGCATAGGCCTTGATGTTGGCCACCGATGGCGTGTTCTTCGCCAACTCGCCCAGATAGGCGAGACCACCGACTTGGGAAAGCTGCCCC
The genomic region above belongs to Pseudomonas sp. GOM7 and contains:
- the dnaB gene encoding replicative DNA helicase translates to MNDISIPEQYDLQTAALKVPPHSIEAEQAVLGGLMLDNNAWERVLDAVSDGDFYRHDHRLIFRAIYKLAERNHPFDVVTLSEQLDKEGQLSQVGGLAYLGELAKNTPSVANIKAYAQIIRERATLRQLIGISNEIADSAYAPEGRTGEEILDEAERKIFEIAEARPKTGGPVGINDILVKAIDRIDQLFNMGDAITGLSTGFDDLDEKTSGLQPADLVIVAGRPSMGKTTFAMNLVENALMRSDKAILVYSLEMPSESIVIRMLASLGRIDQTKVRAGQLDDDDWPRLTSAVNLLNDRKLFIDDTAGISPSEMRARTRRLAREHGEIGLIMVDYLQLMQIPGSSGDSRVNEISEISRSLKALAKEFNCPVIALSQLNRSLEQRPNKRPVNSDLRESGAIEQDADIIMFVYRDEVYHPETEYKGVAEIIIGKQRNGPIGTVRLAFLGKYSRFENLAPGSYQFDDE